TGGTGATCCCGCACGGCACCACCTGGGGCTTCTATACACCTCTCGGCTCTTCCTGGGACAAGCAGATCGCACCGGGCATGCACGACCCGAACCGCCAGCGAATCATCGAGGTCATGAGCGGCCACGGAAACGCGGAAGAGTTTCGCCCGTTCAACGAAGTGACAACCGATGCGGATGGAGAGCGTCGCTGCCCAGCGCCGAACAGCAACTACCTGCCGTCGTGTTGGCGCGCGGGAGAAATCATCGAGGCGCGGTGCATGGGCGCCGGTGAAAGCTCCGAAGAGTGCGCGGGCCGCGCCGAGATCGCGCGGCAAAATTACGTAGATGCGTATCGCAATAGTGGCGCAAATACGGTTCCCGGCGTGGAAACATCCGAATGGCAGGATTCGGGTCAGTGCCGTGACTGCTTTCAGCCTACGTTCAACTACAGACCAAAGAATTCGGTTCAGTACATCCTCGCGCTGGGGCGACCGGGACGAGACGATGACAGCGGCCGCTTCCGCTTCGGCATGATCGCCGCGAGCGACAATCATTCCGCGCGACCCGGTACGGGCTACAAGGAGGTCGCGCGCTCGGAATTCACCGAGGCGCGCTTTGGCAACTTCATTGATACACCTCTGGGCTACAAGGCAAAGTCCAAGCCAAAAGCATACTCGGAGAAGTACGATCAAAAGTTCAGCACCGCGGTCTTCGCCATCTTCGAAACCGAACGCGCTGCTTCCTTTTTCTTGAACGGCGGCCTGGCGGCGGTTCACAGCAACGGACGCAGTCGAGAAGAAATTTGGGATGCGATGCAACGCCGGGAGGTCTACGGAACCAGTGGTCCGCGCATTTTGCTCTGGTTCGATCTCCTGAATGGGCCGGACGGTGCGCCGCAACCCATGGGCAGCAGTGTCGAACTTCGGGAGCCGCCCATCTTCCAGGTGCGCGCGGTCGGTTCCTTCGAACAGAAGCCCGGCTGCCCGGCCGACGCGCTTTCGGCGATGAGTGAGGACCGCATCGATCGCTTGTGCCAGGGTGAGTGTTACAACCCATCGGACACCCGGCGTCCC
This portion of the Myxococcales bacterium genome encodes:
- a CDS encoding DUF3604 domain-containing protein — encoded protein: MAAYLFNSGGPELARYLAEIQTNVPCQEGVAVRDLPRDCQESAGTPDILFAKLDEWGHEAMVIPHGTTWGFYTPLGSSWDKQIAPGMHDPNRQRIIEVMSGHGNAEEFRPFNEVTTDADGERRCPAPNSNYLPSCWRAGEIIEARCMGAGESSEECAGRAEIARQNYVDAYRNSGANTVPGVETSEWQDSGQCRDCFQPTFNYRPKNSVQYILALGRPGRDDDSGRFRFGMIAASDNHSARPGTGYKEVARSEFTEARFGNFIDTPLGYKAKSKPKAYSEKYDQKFSTAVFAIFETERAASFFLNGGLAAVHSNGRSREEIWDAMQRREVYGTSGPRILLWFDLLNGPDGAPQPMGSSVELREPPIFQVRAVGSFEQKPGCPADALSAMSEDRIDRLCQGECYNPSDTRRPITRIEVVRIQPQLNADEEIVGLIDDPWKVIPCPGDGGGCRVAFSDPEYERLGRDVIYYVRAIEAPSLAVGANPLGCSYDESGRCVEVSPCSARPNDDDCLAETEERAWSSPIFVDQPRVEGES